The window TTATTGATTGCCATTCTTTTCAAGTTGAATTCGCCGATCGAATCCTGCAGCTTCTGATCGTCGTCGCTGTTCTGTTTTGCAAGCTGCATGCTGAGGTATCTTTGGTCCTTCTGTATTTCTTTGCCTATTTCTCTCGCTAAGCTGATAATATCCATTTTTGTAACTCCTTAATTTTTATAATAAATTATTGAATAAGCTCTCCATTTAATATCCAGTTGCGTGCGGAAGTAATTTTCACATCGGCAAACCTGCCGACGATACTTTTATCCCCCGGGAAATCCACGATGATATTGCCGTCGGTCCTTCCGGACAGAAGACCGGTTTTTTCGCTTTGCTCTTCCACCAGCACGCGCTGAACGGTATCAACCATACATGCGCAGCGCGAAGCCGCAATCCGCTCCTGCAGGCTGCAAAGCTCCGTAAACCATTTGGACTTTTCCTTCGCGGCAACAGGGTCCGGCATTTGAGCTGCCCTTGTACCTACGCGGGGCGAATAGATAAACGTGTAAAGCGAAGTAAACTCAACCGTTTTAATCATATCGACCGTATCTAGAAATTCTTTATATGTTTCGCCCGGAAAACCGACAATTACGTCGGAAGTCAGTGAAAGATCCGGTATTTTCTCTTTGGAATATTCGATAAGAGAAAGATATTTTTCACGGGTGTAGCCGCGGTTCATTTCTTTGAGTACCCGGTCGTTGCCCGACTGGAACGGAAGATGAAGGTGATGGCTGATATGCCTGCCTGACGCGATCGTATCAATCAGTTCGTGCGTGGCATCCTTTGGGTGCGAGGTCATGAAACGGATGCGGTAATCGCCCTCCACCGCGTCAAGTTTTTTTAAGAGCTGAGCGAAATTCACCGTTTCGTCCAAATGCTTTCCATATGAATTGACATTTTGTCCAAGTAAAGTAATATCTTTAAAACCCGCATCCACAAGTCCTTTGAATTCTTCCAAAACCGCATCAGGGGTACGGCTGCGCTCTCTGCCGCGGACATAGGGTACAACACAGTATGAACAAAAATTGTCGCATCCATACATCACTGTAAGCCATGCCTTTGTGTTTCCGTCACGGTGAACCGGCAGACCTTCAACAATCTGCCTGTCTTCGCTGTTATCCCCCCGTTCAAACACACGGCGGCTGTCGGTAATGGTTGTAAACAAAAGCTCGGGCAGCCTGTGAATCACATGTGTGCCGAAAACCAGATTGACAAAGGGAAAACTTTTGCGGATACGCTCGGCAATATGTTCCTGCTCCATCATGCAGCCGCAAAGTGCGATAATCAGCGAAGGGTTGCGCTTTTTTACATTTTTCAGCGCGCCAACATTGCCGAATACCCTGTCTTCAGCGTGTTCGCGGACAGCGCAGGTATTAAAGATGATGAGATCCGCCTCATCCTCGTTATCTGTAAAGGAAAAACCCATTTCCTCAAGCTGGCCTTTTATTTTTTCGCCGTCGGCAACATTCTGCTGACAGCCATAGGTGTGAACCAGTGCCATTGGGACGGCACCGCGCGCTCTGACCGCCATAATCTGCGATACATCATTGATGAATTCAGCCTGCGAACGCACTGACAGCATCTGGGACGGAAATTGTGCTTCCAAAAGGATATACCTCCCATATTGTAAGGTTTGGATTTATTATATCATGTAGCCGTTGTCACTTCAAGGAAAAAGACAGAAAAGCACTGCCGCTAAAAAGAGCGGCAGTGCTCATAAATCCTGTTATTTTGCTTTATACATCCATGGAATCGTGCGCCACACTGCAATGCGGCGTTTTAGCGCCTTGTTGGTTTGCCTGCCTGTGGCCAATAACTTGTCATATCCTGCGACGTGAAGATAGCCCCGAACCGAATTATAACCCGTGCCCTCTCTCAGTATGATATCCACCCCATTCATGACCGTTAGCGGCAGCTTTTCATGCTCAAATATCTGAGTCAGTTCGGTGTCATCGCGATGGGTCGTTTTAATAATGTCGAAAATGCGGAGCATTGCATCGGTGTGTTGAAAAATATTTTTACCAATCGGTTTTTGCTTACCGCGCTTTAATTCATAGACAGTATCCCGTTTGATAATTGCAGGCGACTGTGCTATTGTATCGGCTGACAGCAGACAGCGAAAAACAAATTCCTCCGCATAGCCGTGGCTGCACGAGTCAAAAAAGTAAATCTGCCTGTCCAGCAGAAATCTGCGTCTGAGCATAATTGCAGAAATATCAATATGGATGGTATTTTTTAAGATATTTTTAAGATACTGCGTGCCGCTGTCCCGACAAATGGATTTGCTGATCAGCCGTCGTTCCGCAGCATGGGATTCATCTTCACTGGTGCTGCCAAATACAAAATCCGCCGAAGTTCGTACAGCCGTTTCAAGGTATCCGTTGATAAAGTCACGATACAGTCTTCGGGCAAATATGAATGTAATGTAATCTCCGCCGGATTTTTGAAGACCTGTGTTTAAAGCAGCGGCGACCGTACCGTCCCCGTTCTGAATCACAAAGCCACGAAGCTTCAATTCTTTGATAAGCTGAACCGCTTCCAAAACCGTTTTGTCCGCCGAACCCATATCCACCACGATGAATTCAGCCTCAAGGCCGGCAGTCTGCGCAGCAACAGAACGTAAAACTCCCGAAATTTCCTGTTCAACATTTCTTACCGGAACAATAATAGAAAGCTTTGTAATCTGCATTACCGAACCTCCTTTACTGAATCTATTATTATAAGTATATCATATTGTGGTAAATTGAAAATATGAAAACTGACAGTTATCCATTTATATTGTTAATTACTTTCAGTCATATTCGCTTGTTCATCAGCTTTTTTTATCGGATGCTCCTTGAAATAACGTTCCGCGGCGTAAAGCTTGCTGTCATCGACAAAATGCGTCAGCCTCTGAACGATTTGCTCCGGCGGCTGTTTCATCCCGCAGCGCGCCCACTGGATAACCATTCCGACAAGCCCATAAGAATAAAACTCCGCTATAAATGCTCTGTCTTCTTCATCAAGGCGATTGCCCTGAGAAATAATTCCCAGCATTTCACCAATCAAATCCTTTGTGACATTGAAAAAATAATCCTGAAATGCATTTTGTCCTGTAACACAAAGAGCATTACTATAAAAATACTGTTCTTTTTTCATCGTATTCAGTACGTCGAGAGCAACACTGCTCCACTCTTCAAAAGTTCTGTTTTGTGTAACGGCGGAAACAACCTCATTGTAGTAGATCCAGTCCACCAGGTCATACTTATCCTTAAAATGATAATAAAATGTCTGACGATTAATCCCGCAGTGTTCCACAATATCGGCGACAGATATTTTTTGTAGCGGTCTTTTCTTCATTAAATCTTTTATAGAAGCTGCAATTGCTTTTTTTGTAATTAGTGAATCAGACATTATTATTCTCCCAAAATCAAGGCGATAAATATGTAAACGGTTAACACTGTGAACGAATAAATATGTTTCTATTTTATCAGTATCGCGATGTTTTTTCAATATGCTTATAACGGATCAGATTTTTTTACTTTACTACTTGAAATATCCCTAAAAGTATGATATTATTACAAAGCTGTTTAAAAACTATCTTATGGGGCATTAGCTCAGCTGGGAGAGCGCCACACTGGCAGTGTGGAGGTCAGCGGTTCGATCCCGCTATGCTCCACCATATACGAAACCCGCATGGCTCTAGGGCTTGCGGGTTTTTTGCTGCCTTGAAATAAGTTGTGAAAAATGGGCGTTTGGTTATTGTTTGGTCATTATCCAAATTAGAATTATAAAGAATTAGCCTACCGAAATAAATCGTCAGCCTACCATTATGTATTATTGATCCCCATGTGGAAGCCTATCCTCAATTTCTCGCAGCAAACAATAAATTTCCGCCTGATTAACCACAATCGCGTTTAGATTCCTGTTCATAAATTCGAGTTGCTGTAAAATTTCTTCATTCATTTTGATTACCTTCTTAATCATATTTGCCTTTCAGCATAATATAATTTTAGCAAATATAAAACAATATATATGGTAATGTTTGGTTATTTCACTATGGATCCGCGCACGTTTTAAACGATGGCGATATAAATAAAAAAAGCCCGTCGGTTAACTTCCGGCGGACATATCTTTTACTATCAGCTCATTAATATAGGCGTTTAGGCTCATGCCAAGTGAATCAGCGCGATGCTGTGGCATGAGTCGTATACACGCTGTGTATGAAAAATATTTTATATAGTAAAAAACGCAATATATCGCAACATATCGGTATTTTTATTTATAAATTAGAATTAACACCATATATATTGTGTTATATTTCTATACATGAAAATTATATGGTGTTGCATAATTTGTTATCCTTTAGTATAGTATAGATAAGAGAGCTGCCCGAGGCGTTATTAACGTTCATTCGGGGGCCAAGGGTCGTGCGATATCTTCGCTCGGCCCTTCATCTTTACATGGGTGGTTTTTTAATGGATTTGAAAAGGCCCGAGTTATTTAACGAACAAGTAAGGATACTAAAAGAAATACATAAAATGGAGATTAGCGATCCATCTGAATCTATAAAATTTTTAACGTATTCTAATTACTATAGATTTACCGGATATGCTATTTCATTCAGAGAAGATGCAACAGGAAAAACATATTGCCCTGGAACAAGGTTTGACAAAGTAAAGTCCATATATCAGTTTGATGAAGAACTAAGAAGTTTTCTCCATATATATCTGGAAAAAGTTGAAATATTCGCTCGTACGCAAATATCGTATTGGTTTTCCATAAGTCGAAACCAACACCCGCCATATGATGCACATTACGATGAAAAACAATTTTATAACAGAAAACAAATACAAGATATCCATGAACGTTTAAAAAAAGAAGAAAGCCGTAATTCAGATATTCTCTTTGTTCAGCACCACAAACATAAATATGGCGACAAAATGCCTTTGTGGGTTATGGTAGACCTATTATCATTTTCAAATTTAGCGATGCTATACAACTGTATGTACTCTACTGAAAAAACATTGATTGCATCGGGAATGGACACAGTTGAAAATGTACTCAAAAATCATCTTCTATGTTTAAGCAAATTAAGAAATAAATGTGCCCATTATTCCAGACTTTACGGGGCTGACGTATCATATAACCCTCCTGCTATATTACCCTCTCCCTTTCTTAAAAGCAACCCTTCCGTGAAAAATAATACCTTGTTTGCTTACCTACTTATATTAGTTAAAAGGCAGCCGACAACCGAAGATAAAAATTCGTTGTCGGCTGGATTGATCGATCTAATAAAAAAATATTTATGCTATATTTCATTTGACCAAATCGGGTTTCCCAGTGACTACGAAATAATATTAAATACATTCAGATAACAAAAATTTCCCCCGTCAGCCTGGACTGAACCAGAGTTAACGGACAAAGAATAAAAAGCCCTACCGCAGGATATTGAAAGATTACGCAGCCTGACGCCGTTTTTCGAGCGGTGTCAGGCACGTTTCCGTTTGTATGCGCTCATTGTTGTAGAAATCTATGTATTCGGCGATGAGTTGTCTGGCCTCATCAAATGATTTCAGTTGATGTCTGTAAATGCACTCGGTTTTGAGAATAGAGAAGAAATTTTCAGCGAGTGCATTGTCATAGCAATTACCACGTCTTGACATTGACGGAGTAATGCCGTACTCTTTGGTTAGGTTAAAATATGCTTGTGATGTGTATTGAAACCCTTGGTCGCTGTGGAGGTGCAACTCCCCGGCGACCGTTTCTTTTTCCATAGCAAGCTTGATTGTATTCAAAACAAGATTTACCGTCTGTTCGGTTCCTGTCTTGTAAGCGACAATGCTGTTGTCAAAGAGATCGCGGATCATAGACAGATACAGAACGCCTTGGGTTGTGTGTATATATGAAATGTTCGTTACCCACTTGGCGTTTGGTCTGTCAGCAACAAAGTTGCGATTCAACAGATTTCCATATTTGTGAAGCTGCTGCCCCATTTGCTTGTACTTCTTACGACGGCGTATTTCAGAGAGCAAGCCATATTTATTCATGATGCGGAGTATCGTTTTAGGGTTCAAGTGCAAAGATTTCTTACGCTCCAGCCAAATTTGAACTCGTCGGTAACCATACGTTTTACCACAGCTTTTCTGACACTCGGCTATGAATCCGGCCGGTTCTGTATTGCGTGGCAGCGATCCACGGCGCTTTACATAGTCGTAGTAGCCGCTTCGCGAAACTCCGAAGAATTTGCACATGATTTGAATCGGATATTTCTCTCTGCGGCAATAGATTACTTCATATTTTGTGACAGCTTTCACTTCCTTTCAGCGGCGTGAAGAAAATCCCGCAGCAACTCATTTTCCATCTTTAACCGCTTGTTCTCATATTTGTATTCTTGTAATGTGATGGCTGGCTTACGCCCTCGTCCCTTTGGCGGAAGTCCTGCTTCCTCACGGGCTGTTGCTTTGTTGTGTCGGTTAATCCAGGCTTTTATCTGAATTTTCTTTAATCCTAATTCATCCGCAATTTCACGTCGCGTTTTTCCTGCTACCCTCATTGCCAGAATTTTTGGTTCAAGCACTTTTATATTTGTCTAACTTCTTTTCATAAAAATTGCCTCCCATCGTAGTTTAATTATCCTACAATGAGAGGCTTTTTGGCAATGTCCGTTTTTTCTGGTTCAGTTCAGCTTAGCCGGGGGTTCTTCATATGCGGGCAAAGCCCTATGTTACTGGCGGCGCCTTAAGGCGCTGGTACGGTCTGCCATTTGCAAAAGTTTGTTACTTGCTAACACTTCTCCCCCCGCCGTTGGCGAGGGGAGAAGTGTTATAATTTATGTAGTTGATAGTATCACAGATAAATTTGTGCTATATAATTGCCATTGCTGCCAAATAGCCGCCGTGTACTGCGTCACCGACTTTGCCGGCTTTGCTGCAGTCACCAACCACCTGAACCGGGGTGGCACCAGCCATTTCCTTGACGTTTTCGACAATGTCGGTGTTGGCTTTCATGCCCATTGAGAAAATGCAGGTATCCGCAGGAACGAGTAATGTCTTCCCACTCTGTTCAACTACCACGCCCTCGTCGGTAAATTCGAGACATTTGGTGTTCAACATCTGCTTCATATTGCGCTTATCCATTTCATCCAGCAGTGCATTGCGGTAATAACCAAAGGTTTCAAATGCCATCATTTTTTGCATTTCGATGACGGTCACATTATGACCATGTGCGGCAAGATGTAAGCCAACTTCACAGCCGACCAGTCCGCCGCCTGCAATGACCACTTTTTTGCCGATCTTGTCCATACAGTGATAAGCATAGAGCGCGTTAATTGCACCGTCAATCCCCTTAATCGGCGGAACGACCGGATGGGAACCAACCGCCACAATAATTGTGTCCGGTTTCAGTTCAACAATCAGTTCTTTCGAAGCCGGGGTGTTTAGGCGGATGTCCGCGCCGCTTTCCTTAGCCTCCCGGATTAACAAGTTTTTGAAGTTTCGAAGGTCAACCTTGTCTTCGTCACAGTCAGTGAAGTTGATGATGCCCCCGAGGACATCGGATTTTTCAATCAGGGTAACTTTGTGTCCTCGCTCGACCGTCGAAATAGTTGCCTGCAGGCCGCCGACACCCCCGCCGATGATTAAAACATTTCTGGATCCTTTCGGAACCGGTGCGCGGTCTGCATACCATCCAAATCCGGAGTTTGGGTTGATTGTGCAGCGTCCCATGGAAGCCGGGTTGTAAATGCGGTCGACTTCTTCCTTCGGAAGGCCTTTTTCCCACAACGGAACATCCGTTTTGTGCTCGCAGAAGCCGGGATAACATTGGAAGCAGCGAATACACTTGCGGATATGATCCTCTTGGCCGTTGAATGCCTTGTTGGGGAAGGATGGGTCTGCAAAGCCTTCACGTCCGAGCTCGACAAAGTCTGCCTTACCGGTGCGGATGATGTCATCTGCCTGCTGTGGGTCACTGATGCCGCCGATAACCGCAACTTTCGATTTTTTAACAGCCGCTTTGACCTTTGCCGAGAATTCCACATTAACTCCATGGACGTCGAAGAAATCCGAGAAGGTTTGGGTCTGGTTTCCAGCCCATTTCAGGCCGTTGGAAATATGTATGATATCTGCCATGCCATCGATTTTTTTGCAGAATTCCACAGTATCATTGATGGTCATTCCCCCCGGCACGCCATCTTCCGCTGAAAAACGCAGTTCGAGGACCATGTCTTCGCCGATGCCTTCACGCACAGCCTTTAACAGCATCTTTGGAAAACGCGCGCGGTTTTCCATGCTGCCACCGAATTCGTCTGTGCGATGGTTCGTCCACGGGGAGATGAACTGCTGCATGTTGAAGCCGTGGCCTCCATGTACCAGAACGCCATCGAATCCGCAGGCTTTCGCAAATTTGGAAATTATGCGGAAGTCGTCACAGATCTTTTCCATCATTTCTTTGTTCAGCGCTTTGACTTCTACGCCGTCTTCTCGGGTGTACGCGTCCGGCCCCCAAGGAGAATAAGGTGGTTTGACATCCGCCTGAGAACCTTCGTGACAGAACTCCAGATAAGCGAGTGCACCATGCTTTTTGATGCGGTCGGCATACTCTTTTAATTTTTTAAAATCTTCTCCTTCATAGTGTTTTAAGTCAATGGTGCGCTCCATGAAGAGGGTGGTACCTTCTTCGTTATTAACGGAAAGTTCACCGGTAGAAACGGCCGCGAATCCACCGATCGCACGGTTTTCCACCATGCGGTAAACGTTTTCTGCAATATCCGGCAGAAAAAAGACCGCATGTGCGAACAGGGTTGGTGCTGCAATCAGGCGGTTTTTGTAATACTTGCCACGGATAGTCATCGGGCTTCTTAAAAATTCATATTTTTCCATATAAATTGCTCCTTTTCCTATAGATGCTGAATTTGTGCTTTTTCCTAAAAAATGCTATAATCTTTTAAATTATCTGTATTATACTGCCTTAATAAAAAATATTCATCCGTTATATAGCGGGAATTCAAAGACTATGAAACGGATTGTTTCCTATATTAGTAGGAAGAAAGGGAAACTCTTTATGGCAGCACTTGGAAAGATCATTGAGGGCATTACAGCCGCCCTCAAAGTCTCACCTAAAGGTGACTTTGACCCGGAAACCAGCATCAACTATATCCAGTTTCCACTCGTAAATGAAAAGACGGTCTGCCAGCCACAGGTGTTGTATATCGGAATGACGGAAGGAAATTTTAACCCTTGCAAAGGCTGCTGTGTTATTTGCTATGGACAGGAAAAGCAGGAATCACAAAACATTCTGTTTTTGCCGGAAGAAACCGACGGTCTGACCATTTACCGCGCGGCGGAAAACGAAATCATGTGCCATATTGCCCTGAATAACAAAAAGGATGAGCTATTCAACGCATTAAAAGGCGACACCGGTGTGCAGGGCATACTAAACATCGCCAATTCCTATCTTGGTAATCCGGTAGTGGTCGTGGATACCAGCCTTTCTATTCTCTGCAGTAGCCCGAAACACAACAATGCCTTCGACTTCGTCATTCAGAACAATAAGCAATATATGAAACCGGAATCAGTGAAGTCCATGCACGAAGAAAGGTTAATTGAGCGTATTGAGGAATCTCCGGTGCCGTTCACTACCTATCGTGAAAAGCTAAAAACCCAAATGATGTACTGCCGGATACAAGTACAGAAGTTAATGATAGGCTACCTTTGCATTCTGGCTCAGGACCATTCTTTTACTGACGAAGATCTGGAATTTGTCCAGACGCTTTCCGACATACTTTCAGTTGAGATGCAAAAAAACAAATTTTTTTTGGAAAAGCGCGGCCTGAAATATGAATACTTCCTAGCCGATTTGATTGAAGGGCATTTTGAAAGTGCAGCTTTCGTCCATGAACGTCTTGTTCAAATCGGTTGGACAGAGCGTAAATACTACGACATTTCATCTATCGCTTTTGAAGACCACTCACAGGCTCATTTAAACCAACAATACCTGATTGAACAGCTGGTAACTATTCTGCCAAGTACGATGGCATTTTTTTACCACAGCAATCTGGTGCTGTTGCGGACAATGAAAGCCGACCAGTCACTTGATGAGGGAGTCCGGCTAAAGTTGAACGACTTTCTGAACTTCAATCAGATGAAGATTGCTGTAAGCTACCGATTCACAAATCTGTTGGAAGCACCGCTTTATTATCGCCAGACTATCCAACTGTTGATTCTGATGGCCGAACAGCAATTCGGGCAAATTTTCTGGTTTGAGGACTATTGCGTCCAATCGCTGCTCATGACGAAATACAGTTTCGCGGAAACGAAATCTTTTATTCATCCGGATATCAAATGTCTGATGGAATATGACAGAAAAAGCAAC of the uncultured Caproiciproducens sp. genome contains:
- the miaB gene encoding tRNA (N6-isopentenyl adenosine(37)-C2)-methylthiotransferase MiaB produces the protein MEAQFPSQMLSVRSQAEFINDVSQIMAVRARGAVPMALVHTYGCQQNVADGEKIKGQLEEMGFSFTDNEDEADLIIFNTCAVREHAEDRVFGNVGALKNVKKRNPSLIIALCGCMMEQEHIAERIRKSFPFVNLVFGTHVIHRLPELLFTTITDSRRVFERGDNSEDRQIVEGLPVHRDGNTKAWLTVMYGCDNFCSYCVVPYVRGRERSRTPDAVLEEFKGLVDAGFKDITLLGQNVNSYGKHLDETVNFAQLLKKLDAVEGDYRIRFMTSHPKDATHELIDTIASGRHISHHLHLPFQSGNDRVLKEMNRGYTREKYLSLIEYSKEKIPDLSLTSDVIVGFPGETYKEFLDTVDMIKTVEFTSLYTFIYSPRVGTRAAQMPDPVAAKEKSKWFTELCSLQERIAASRCACMVDTVQRVLVEEQSEKTGLLSGRTDGNIIVDFPGDKSIVGRFADVKITSARNWILNGELIQ
- a CDS encoding glycosyltransferase; the protein is MQITKLSIIVPVRNVEQEISGVLRSVAAQTAGLEAEFIVVDMGSADKTVLEAVQLIKELKLRGFVIQNGDGTVAAALNTGLQKSGGDYITFIFARRLYRDFINGYLETAVRTSADFVFGSTSEDESHAAERRLISKSICRDSGTQYLKNILKNTIHIDISAIMLRRRFLLDRQIYFFDSCSHGYAEEFVFRCLLSADTIAQSPAIIKRDTVYELKRGKQKPIGKNIFQHTDAMLRIFDIIKTTHRDDTELTQIFEHEKLPLTVMNGVDIILREGTGYNSVRGYLHVAGYDKLLATGRQTNKALKRRIAVWRTIPWMYKAK
- the dhaS gene encoding dihydroxyacetone kinase transcriptional activator DhaS encodes the protein MSDSLITKKAIAASIKDLMKKRPLQKISVADIVEHCGINRQTFYYHFKDKYDLVDWIYYNEVVSAVTQNRTFEEWSSVALDVLNTMKKEQYFYSNALCVTGQNAFQDYFFNVTKDLIGEMLGIISQGNRLDEEDRAFIAEFYSYGLVGMVIQWARCGMKQPPEQIVQRLTHFVDDSKLYAAERYFKEHPIKKADEQANMTESN
- a CDS encoding Abi family protein translates to MDLKRPELFNEQVRILKEIHKMEISDPSESIKFLTYSNYYRFTGYAISFREDATGKTYCPGTRFDKVKSIYQFDEELRSFLHIYLEKVEIFARTQISYWFSISRNQHPPYDAHYDEKQFYNRKQIQDIHERLKKEESRNSDILFVQHHKHKYGDKMPLWVMVDLLSFSNLAMLYNCMYSTEKTLIASGMDTVENVLKNHLLCLSKLRNKCAHYSRLYGADVSYNPPAILPSPFLKSNPSVKNNTLFAYLLILVKRQPTTEDKNSLSAGLIDLIKKYLCYISFDQIGFPSDYEIILNTFR
- a CDS encoding IS3 family transposase, translating into MKAVTKYEVIYCRREKYPIQIMCKFFGVSRSGYYDYVKRRGSLPRNTEPAGFIAECQKSCGKTYGYRRVQIWLERKKSLHLNPKTILRIMNKYGLLSEIRRRKKYKQMGQQLHKYGNLLNRNFVADRPNAKWVTNISYIHTTQGVLYLSMIRDLFDNSIVAYKTGTEQTVNLVLNTIKLAMEKETVAGELHLHSDQGFQYTSQAYFNLTKEYGITPSMSRRGNCYDNALAENFFSILKTECIYRHQLKSFDEARQLIAEYIDFYNNERIQTETCLTPLEKRRQAA
- a CDS encoding imidazolonepropionase is translated as MLEPKILAMRVAGKTRREIADELGLKKIQIKAWINRHNKATAREEAGLPPKGRGRKPAITLQEYKYENKRLKMENELLRDFLHAAERK
- a CDS encoding FAD-dependent oxidoreductase produces the protein MEKYEFLRSPMTIRGKYYKNRLIAAPTLFAHAVFFLPDIAENVYRMVENRAIGGFAAVSTGELSVNNEEGTTLFMERTIDLKHYEGEDFKKLKEYADRIKKHGALAYLEFCHEGSQADVKPPYSPWGPDAYTREDGVEVKALNKEMMEKICDDFRIISKFAKACGFDGVLVHGGHGFNMQQFISPWTNHRTDEFGGSMENRARFPKMLLKAVREGIGEDMVLELRFSAEDGVPGGMTINDTVEFCKKIDGMADIIHISNGLKWAGNQTQTFSDFFDVHGVNVEFSAKVKAAVKKSKVAVIGGISDPQQADDIIRTGKADFVELGREGFADPSFPNKAFNGQEDHIRKCIRCFQCYPGFCEHKTDVPLWEKGLPKEEVDRIYNPASMGRCTINPNSGFGWYADRAPVPKGSRNVLIIGGGVGGLQATISTVERGHKVTLIEKSDVLGGIINFTDCDEDKVDLRNFKNLLIREAKESGADIRLNTPASKELIVELKPDTIIVAVGSHPVVPPIKGIDGAINALYAYHCMDKIGKKVVIAGGGLVGCEVGLHLAAHGHNVTVIEMQKMMAFETFGYYRNALLDEMDKRNMKQMLNTKCLEFTDEGVVVEQSGKTLLVPADTCIFSMGMKANTDIVENVKEMAGATPVQVVGDCSKAGKVGDAVHGGYLAAMAII
- a CDS encoding helix-turn-helix domain-containing protein, translating into MAALGKIIEGITAALKVSPKGDFDPETSINYIQFPLVNEKTVCQPQVLYIGMTEGNFNPCKGCCVICYGQEKQESQNILFLPEETDGLTIYRAAENEIMCHIALNNKKDELFNALKGDTGVQGILNIANSYLGNPVVVVDTSLSILCSSPKHNNAFDFVIQNNKQYMKPESVKSMHEERLIERIEESPVPFTTYREKLKTQMMYCRIQVQKLMIGYLCILAQDHSFTDEDLEFVQTLSDILSVEMQKNKFFLEKRGLKYEYFLADLIEGHFESAAFVHERLVQIGWTERKYYDISSIAFEDHSQAHLNQQYLIEQLVTILPSTMAFFYHSNLVLLRTMKADQSLDEGVRLKLNDFLNFNQMKIAVSYRFTNLLEAPLYYRQTIQLLILMAEQQFGQIFWFEDYCVQSLLMTKYSFAETKSFIHPDIKCLMEYDRKSNTEYYSTLCAYLESNRSAPRAAEVLHIHKTTFFYRFQKMQELLNKDFSDRNLLFEYELSVRLQSCMDK